A window from Dehalobacter sp. DCA encodes these proteins:
- the iorA gene encoding indolepyruvate ferredoxin oxidoreductase subunit alpha produces MKKLLTGNEAIARGAWEAGVVVCTAYPGTPSTEITENAAKYDEMYAEWSPNEKVALEVGLGAAIAGGRALVSMKHVGVNVAADPLFTLSYTGVNGGLVLVSADDPGMHSSQNEQDNRHFGRAAKIPVLEPANSQESKDFTKLAFDISEMFDTPVMLRTTTRVAHSQSLVELTDREEKGIKEYQKNPSKYVMIPANARHRHVVVEDRLIKLKDYAESTDLNRVEWNDTKIGVITSGVTYQYVKEVLPEVSILKLGMTFPLPQKMIMDFADKVDQLYIVEELEPFIEEYVRSWGLDVHGKDTFPLIGELLPETIAAKMVQTLGDCSPRETAEPDQLQYEVPPRPPVLCPGCPHRGLFYVLNKLKVTVAGDIGCYTLGCLAPLKAIDTTICMGASIGTAIGMEKARGKDFARSLVAVIGDSTFIHSGITALVDVVYNKATTTTIILDNRITAMTGHQHNPTTGFTVKGEPTKEIDLVLLAKAVGVERVRVVDPFELEGLEKIVGEELAAEEPSVIITQRNCALIDKSRNNPYSVFPGACTGCLRCLKLGCPCIAKEGKKVRINLAQCVGCGLCATVCPSEAIRKEGSAND; encoded by the coding sequence ATGAAAAAGCTTCTGACAGGCAACGAAGCGATTGCAAGAGGTGCCTGGGAAGCCGGAGTTGTAGTATGCACGGCTTATCCAGGAACCCCCAGTACGGAAATTACAGAAAACGCAGCAAAATATGATGAGATGTATGCAGAATGGTCCCCGAACGAAAAAGTAGCACTCGAAGTTGGTTTGGGTGCTGCGATCGCCGGCGGAAGAGCGCTTGTCTCCATGAAACATGTCGGGGTAAACGTAGCAGCAGATCCCTTGTTTACACTGTCGTATACCGGTGTTAACGGTGGACTGGTACTTGTATCTGCTGACGATCCGGGCATGCATAGTTCTCAAAATGAACAGGATAACCGTCATTTTGGACGGGCAGCAAAAATTCCGGTACTAGAGCCGGCCAACAGCCAGGAATCCAAAGATTTTACCAAATTGGCTTTTGACATTAGCGAGATGTTTGATACACCGGTTATGCTCAGAACGACAACACGGGTGGCACATTCCCAGTCCCTGGTCGAACTTACTGACCGCGAGGAGAAAGGAATCAAGGAATATCAGAAAAATCCTTCCAAATATGTGATGATTCCCGCAAATGCCCGTCACCGCCATGTGGTTGTTGAGGATAGGCTAATAAAACTAAAAGACTACGCTGAAAGTACCGATCTAAACCGCGTTGAATGGAACGATACGAAGATCGGAGTAATTACCAGCGGCGTAACCTACCAGTATGTCAAAGAAGTTTTACCGGAAGTTTCAATCTTAAAACTTGGCATGACCTTCCCGCTGCCCCAAAAAATGATTATGGACTTTGCAGACAAAGTAGATCAGTTATATATTGTCGAAGAATTGGAACCTTTTATCGAAGAGTATGTAAGATCCTGGGGTCTTGATGTTCATGGCAAGGATACTTTTCCGCTGATCGGAGAATTACTGCCGGAAACGATTGCCGCCAAAATGGTGCAGACGCTTGGGGACTGTTCTCCCCGCGAGACGGCCGAACCAGATCAACTGCAATATGAAGTTCCTCCGCGTCCTCCTGTCCTATGTCCCGGCTGTCCGCACAGAGGTCTTTTCTATGTGCTTAATAAGCTTAAAGTCACCGTCGCCGGTGACATCGGTTGTTATACGCTTGGCTGCCTTGCTCCGCTTAAAGCCATTGACACGACCATTTGTATGGGAGCAAGCATCGGTACTGCCATTGGTATGGAGAAAGCCAGAGGTAAGGATTTTGCACGCAGCCTGGTCGCTGTAATTGGAGATTCTACTTTTATTCATTCGGGAATAACTGCACTTGTTGACGTCGTCTACAATAAAGCAACAACAACGACAATTATTCTGGATAACCGCATCACGGCAATGACCGGCCACCAACATAACCCGACGACCGGGTTTACAGTTAAAGGAGAGCCTACCAAAGAAATTGATCTCGTCCTTCTGGCCAAGGCCGTCGGCGTAGAACGGGTACGGGTTGTTGACCCGTTTGAGCTGGAGGGTCTGGAAAAAATTGTCGGAGAAGAACTGGCTGCAGAAGAGCCTTCAGTCATAATCACCCAACGGAATTGCGCCCTGATCGATAAAAGCAGGAATAACCCTTATAGCGTATTCCCGGGAGCTTGTACCGGCTGTCTACGCTGCCTTAAGTTAGGCTGTCCCTGTATTGCCAAAGAAGGGAAAAAAGTCAGGATCAACCTTGCCCAGTGTGTAGGCTGCGGGCTTTGTGCCACCGTCTGCCCCAGCGAAGCAATCAGGAAAGAAGGTAGCGCCAATGACTGA
- a CDS encoding type II toxin-antitoxin system Phd/YefM family antitoxin has translation MDLRRVFDCMISVSELGRGQASKVIQAVEDEGNPYIIVKNNKPQAVIISIHEYSELMRIRDMVASGQNISSPLYSPHFQDNYASLKTNALSDDEINIFLESEDLEGLDLESESND, from the coding sequence ATGGATTTGCGCCGGGTATTTGACTGTATGATTTCCGTTTCGGAGTTAGGCCGCGGACAAGCTTCAAAAGTTATTCAGGCCGTTGAAGATGAAGGCAATCCCTATATTATCGTCAAAAATAATAAACCCCAGGCTGTCATCATCTCCATCCATGAATATTCGGAACTAATGCGCATCCGAGATATGGTCGCCTCTGGTCAGAATATCAGTTCTCCGCTCTATTCGCCCCATTTTCAAGATAATTATGCCTCCCTGAAAACAAATGCTCTTTCTGACGATGAAATCAATATTTTCCTTGAAAGTGAAGACCTCGAAGGCCTGGATCTTGAAAGCGAATCAAATGACTAA
- a CDS encoding PRK06851 family protein encodes MKGNIKHVFPGGNTSEGFFSYYSFLLEKGTKRIFVLKGGPGVGKSTLMKKIGNRMAEMGYDVEFHHCSSDHHSLDGIAVVDAGVVMVDGTAPHIVDPKYPGGLDEIINLGEFWDTDAIQHNVKHIIASTSEVSRLFARAYRLLSAARAVAENMMAITRQSMDFSALNMETSRLAKKIFEGVYMAENSGRTGVARHLFSCAYTPEGFVDFTDSILQEIREIVYLEGEMGTGRSVFMEKIATKAMEKGFDVEIYHLPLIPSKIGTIVIKELQVALTSSEYFRNNHQESVNLNSHVHTELSSSLTQELNSDLDLFGHLMHSGMDCIHQAKQEHDALEQYYVPYMNFKAVEEKYEEILSRILDIADSEACAAEKQLH; translated from the coding sequence ATGAAAGGAAACATAAAACATGTATTTCCGGGCGGAAATACCTCAGAGGGTTTTTTTTCGTACTATTCGTTTCTGCTGGAAAAAGGTACGAAACGGATTTTTGTGCTCAAAGGGGGACCTGGTGTCGGAAAATCAACGTTGATGAAAAAAATTGGGAACAGAATGGCAGAAATGGGTTATGATGTGGAATTCCACCACTGCTCTTCCGATCATCATTCCCTGGACGGAATAGCGGTTGTGGATGCCGGGGTTGTGATGGTTGATGGAACTGCACCGCATATTGTGGATCCGAAGTATCCTGGAGGTCTGGATGAAATCATCAATCTGGGAGAATTCTGGGATACGGATGCCATACAGCACAATGTAAAGCATATTATCGCGTCAACAAGTGAAGTCAGCCGTCTGTTTGCCAGGGCTTACCGTTTGTTAAGTGCAGCCAGAGCGGTCGCGGAGAATATGATGGCCATAACCAGGCAGTCTATGGATTTTTCCGCGTTGAATATGGAAACATCGCGTTTGGCAAAGAAAATATTTGAGGGTGTGTACATGGCGGAAAACTCCGGTAGGACCGGCGTGGCCAGACATCTGTTTTCCTGTGCGTATACACCGGAAGGTTTTGTTGATTTTACAGATTCTATTCTGCAGGAAATCCGGGAAATCGTTTATCTGGAAGGCGAGATGGGCACTGGAAGATCCGTTTTTATGGAGAAAATTGCCACCAAGGCCATGGAAAAAGGTTTTGATGTAGAAATCTATCACTTACCGCTGATCCCTTCCAAGATCGGAACGATTGTGATTAAAGAACTGCAGGTTGCCCTGACGTCGAGCGAATATTTCCGAAACAATCATCAAGAGTCCGTTAACCTGAACAGTCATGTCCATACAGAGCTTTCTTCATCACTGACACAGGAACTGAACAGTGACCTGGATTTGTTTGGTCATCTTATGCACAGCGGAATGGACTGCATTCATCAGGCCAAACAGGAGCACGATGCTCTGGAGCAATATTATGTCCCGTATATGAATTTCAAGGCTGTCGAAGAAAAATACGAGGAGATCTTGAGCAGGATTTTGGATATTGCGGACAGTGAGGCCTGCGCAGCAGAAAAACAACTGCATTAA
- a CDS encoding AlbA family DNA-binding domain-containing protein, with protein sequence MEKDLYMTISSKTKQLLVKQEGFDADFKMTVKGIQATDLVAFANSENGGTILAGVGEVEDKNSMQKGRIIGCPVGDKERLFILSKAESCVPPVEVAIIIENYARKPIYRIEIPSGKEKPYCTAGGTYKIRGDGRTNTLLPGRLLALYIEKQSETFFNRFREATKELGKDILASDTLLQNALNELRRKVLQIESAIGSNQNSLERIAAIDKKIDKLLSLQAKGE encoded by the coding sequence ATGGAAAAAGATCTATATATGACGATTTCCAGCAAAACAAAACAGCTGCTGGTCAAACAGGAAGGTTTCGATGCGGATTTCAAGATGACAGTTAAAGGCATTCAAGCCACAGATTTAGTAGCATTTGCGAATTCAGAAAATGGAGGAACCATTTTAGCTGGCGTGGGTGAAGTTGAAGATAAAAACAGCATGCAGAAAGGTAGAATCATCGGCTGTCCGGTTGGTGACAAGGAGAGACTCTTTATTTTAAGTAAAGCGGAGAGTTGTGTTCCACCTGTCGAAGTCGCTATAATAATAGAAAACTATGCCAGAAAACCAATCTATCGAATTGAGATTCCCTCCGGTAAAGAAAAGCCGTACTGCACGGCCGGGGGCACATACAAGATCAGAGGGGACGGCCGGACCAACACCCTGCTTCCCGGAAGGCTGCTGGCCCTTTACATCGAAAAACAAAGCGAAACATTTTTTAACCGCTTTCGCGAAGCAACGAAAGAACTGGGGAAAGATATTCTGGCTTCGGATACACTGCTTCAAAATGCCTTAAACGAGCTCAGACGCAAAGTGCTGCAGATTGAATCTGCCATTGGGAGCAATCAAAACAGCCTGGAAAGAATAGCGGCTATTGATAAAAAAATAGATAAGCTTTTGTCGCTGCAAGCTAAAGGAGAATAA
- a CDS encoding toprim domain-containing protein, with protein MNFNTNTDLDYEPLIVVEGKNDAHAVRRALGKVDVIWTEGFGLTEQKLEYIAEMAERRGVIVCTDPDFAGKQIRERINKRIPKARHVYLSVEVARNPKDHDIGLENVSSEEIRKAFSKILEVKISNMDSNDGVKIAEKINAEVVVMADLRQSGLVGQCCSAAKRVRLGKILGIGDTNAKQFLFRVNRFGITKDEFYSAVKQMEGNGK; from the coding sequence ATGAATTTCAACACAAATACGGATCTTGATTATGAACCGCTAATCGTGGTCGAAGGGAAAAACGATGCGCATGCGGTCAGACGCGCCTTGGGCAAAGTTGACGTCATCTGGACGGAGGGGTTTGGATTGACCGAGCAAAAGCTGGAGTATATTGCGGAGATGGCAGAGAGACGCGGCGTTATTGTCTGTACGGATCCTGATTTTGCCGGAAAACAGATTCGGGAGCGAATCAATAAACGGATCCCGAAAGCCAGGCACGTTTATCTTTCAGTCGAGGTAGCCCGCAATCCGAAAGATCATGATATTGGCCTGGAAAACGTTTCTTCGGAGGAGATCAGGAAAGCGTTTTCCAAAATACTCGAAGTAAAGATTTCGAATATGGACAGCAACGATGGAGTGAAAATTGCTGAGAAGATAAATGCTGAGGTGGTAGTAATGGCTGATTTGCGGCAAAGTGGCCTGGTTGGGCAATGCTGTTCGGCTGCAAAACGGGTCCGGCTCGGGAAAATTTTGGGGATTGGGGATACCAACGCCAAGCAATTTTTATTTCGCGTCAACCGTTTTGGGATAACCAAAGACGAATTTTATTCCGCAGTAAAGCAGATGGAAGGGAATGGGAAGTAA
- the rsmA gene encoding 16S rRNA (adenine(1518)-N(6)/adenine(1519)-N(6))-dimethyltransferase RsmA: MTKAGWEDTASYIRRVVRHGVRAKKSLGQNFLVDDSIIERIVREGMPLNDLPLVEIGPGPGALTRMLAPKFPRLWAVELDKEKVELLQRELNAYPFVLLHMDALKLKLANLWGQEKGWLIGNLPYYITNPLLMHFLDQAESLLGMTIMVQKEVADRMCALPGGRDYGILSIAVQLSAEAKRLFDVPPSAFWPQPKVTSTVLRLDIRPYPGFSLEKRDVFFKVVRAAFAQRRKMLLNTLSSGLSLPKEQTAEILKAAGVDPKLRAEDVGILDYQKIVAVWEAQRN, from the coding sequence GTGACGAAAGCAGGATGGGAAGATACGGCGTCCTATATCCGCAGAGTTGTACGCCATGGGGTCCGGGCCAAAAAATCTTTGGGTCAAAATTTTTTAGTTGATGACAGCATTATCGAAAGGATCGTTCGGGAGGGTATGCCCTTAAATGATCTGCCGCTGGTTGAGATTGGACCGGGACCAGGTGCTCTAACGAGGATGCTTGCCCCAAAATTCCCCAGATTGTGGGCGGTAGAACTTGATAAGGAAAAAGTTGAGTTGCTCCAAAGAGAATTAAACGCCTACCCGTTTGTTCTGCTGCATATGGATGCCCTAAAGCTTAAACTAGCCAATCTTTGGGGACAGGAAAAAGGCTGGCTGATTGGAAATCTCCCGTACTACATCACAAATCCGCTACTGATGCATTTTCTTGACCAAGCGGAATCGCTGCTGGGCATGACGATAATGGTCCAGAAAGAAGTCGCCGACCGAATGTGTGCCCTGCCCGGGGGAAGGGATTATGGGATATTATCGATTGCCGTTCAGTTATCAGCCGAGGCTAAAAGGCTGTTCGATGTTCCACCTTCGGCCTTCTGGCCTCAGCCGAAGGTCACATCGACGGTGCTAAGACTGGATATCCGGCCATATCCAGGATTCTCATTGGAAAAGAGAGACGTCTTTTTCAAGGTTGTGCGGGCGGCTTTTGCGCAGCGAAGGAAGATGCTGCTGAATACGCTTTCCAGCGGACTCTCCTTACCCAAAGAGCAAACTGCGGAGATACTCAAGGCTGCAGGAGTAGACCCGAAGCTCAGGGCTGAAGATGTCGGGATACTTGATTATCAGAAGATTGTAGCCGTCTGGGAGGCGCAAAGAAATTGA
- the yabG gene encoding sporulation peptidase YabG: MFKTGDIVARLSYNQDLFLKILALNKRRKKVTAVLGGLNYRLIADANVDDLIFKDDKQIVHYQLADSQEVYKKFRKVVYDRKFKVEEEYFEIPGKILHLDGDQEYLDHCLKTYRQLGLQAKGICKSEAEQPKAIAGSLRDYPADILVLTGHDSLLKGKSNLKSLDSYRSSGHFVQSVTEARRIQPNKDQLVIFAGGCQSNFEAIIEAGANFASSPRRMMIHALDPVFLVESIAYTPIDRTVSLKDIIRHTVTGVDGVGGIETRGQLRRGYPKVEH; this comes from the coding sequence ATGTTTAAGACAGGAGATATTGTGGCCCGCCTTTCTTATAACCAGGATTTATTTCTAAAAATACTGGCCCTGAATAAAAGGCGCAAGAAAGTAACGGCAGTACTCGGTGGGCTCAATTACCGATTAATCGCCGACGCCAATGTCGATGATCTTATTTTCAAGGATGATAAGCAAATTGTCCATTATCAGCTGGCCGATTCTCAGGAAGTTTATAAAAAATTCCGTAAGGTTGTCTACGACCGCAAATTCAAGGTTGAAGAAGAGTACTTTGAAATACCAGGCAAAATTCTTCATTTGGACGGAGATCAGGAATATTTGGATCATTGTCTAAAAACGTATAGACAATTGGGACTTCAGGCCAAAGGAATTTGTAAATCGGAAGCGGAACAGCCCAAGGCAATTGCCGGGTCTTTGCGAGATTATCCGGCGGATATTTTGGTTTTGACAGGCCATGATTCTTTGCTTAAAGGGAAAAGCAATTTGAAGAGTCTGGACAGCTACCGGAGCTCGGGTCATTTTGTGCAGTCCGTTACGGAAGCAAGGCGAATTCAGCCGAATAAAGATCAGTTGGTTATCTTTGCAGGCGGATGCCAGTCTAATTTCGAAGCAATCATTGAAGCCGGTGCAAACTTTGCCTCTTCGCCAAGACGAATGATGATTCATGCCTTAGACCCTGTGTTTCTGGTGGAGAGCATTGCCTATACGCCAATTGACCGTACCGTTTCTCTCAAAGATATTATTCGGCATACAGTTACGGGCGTAGACGGTGTAGGCGGAATTGAAACAAGAGGACAGCTCAGAAGAGGTTACCCCAAAGTAGAGCATTAA
- a CDS encoding cyanophycinase — protein sequence MTEHIMGNLLIIGGAEDKEKDCKILKYYYREAGEKRSRICVITAASEDGEQAGIIYRDLFMKFGCSNIDVIAIQDRASANVGENIEKIVQASGIFFTGGDQLRITAMIGGTAMGMALQHLYEQGVIIGGTSAGASVMSDTMIIGGQGDTPGEDLIQMAPGLGLLKGIIIDQHFAQRGRIGRLMTAVSLNPYFLGIGIDEDTSVHIRNDGNFRVIGRGTVLITDASCAVISNVDDLNNGKPLALAPVKVHILSEGWRFNITERTSFLSEAEGFSMNYSELFKKEMKQEATSS from the coding sequence ATGACCGAGCATATTATGGGAAATCTGCTTATTATCGGTGGAGCAGAAGACAAGGAAAAAGACTGTAAAATTTTAAAATATTATTACCGCGAGGCAGGAGAAAAAAGATCCAGGATATGTGTGATTACTGCAGCTTCAGAGGACGGGGAGCAGGCGGGGATCATTTATAGAGACCTTTTTATGAAGTTTGGCTGCTCAAATATAGACGTGATTGCCATTCAAGACAGAGCGTCTGCCAATGTAGGTGAAAATATTGAAAAGATCGTTCAAGCCAGCGGGATTTTCTTTACAGGGGGGGACCAGCTCAGGATCACAGCGATGATCGGCGGAACTGCAATGGGTATGGCCTTGCAGCATCTGTATGAGCAAGGAGTAATTATCGGAGGGACCAGTGCCGGAGCATCCGTAATGTCTGATACAATGATCATCGGCGGACAGGGAGATACGCCTGGTGAAGACTTAATTCAGATGGCCCCCGGACTAGGACTTTTGAAGGGTATCATTATTGACCAGCATTTTGCCCAAAGAGGAAGGATTGGACGGCTAATGACGGCTGTCTCCTTAAATCCGTACTTCTTAGGAATCGGAATTGATGAAGATACATCTGTCCATATCAGAAATGACGGGAACTTTCGGGTGATCGGGCGCGGAACGGTACTTATTACCGATGCTTCATGTGCAGTAATCAGTAATGTGGACGACTTAAATAATGGAAAGCCTCTGGCCCTTGCCCCGGTCAAAGTACACATTTTGAGCGAAGGCTGGAGATTTAATATTACTGAACGGACCAGCTTTCTGAGTGAGGCTGAAGGATTCAGTATGAATTATTCGGAGCTGTTTAAAAAGGAAATGAAACAGGAGGCTACATCTTCATGA
- the cphA gene encoding cyanophycin synthetase, producing MRIHQVKAIEGANFFSYRPVIRGIVSIAEWQGKMTHQLGDFNQRLLKALPSLADHTCSRGKPGGFVERLEEGTLPGHVLEHVSIELLTLAGEKSRYGKTRVLVEEMEEYEVIYEYECKEAAIEALYAAAGFLNQLRYGEEPNAEPLVAQLKKLRSAYMPGPSTQAILQACLDRGIPYDKLGDGNLYQLGYGRLQKRIQAAMTSGTSCIGTDIAADKQLTRLILSESAIPVPSGKIASSEEEILKLFRQFDSSVVIKPCLGNQGKGVSLNLTKESEIVKACRLAQVYSTKVIIEEYIKGNNYRLLVIGGKLVAAARRRPPMVAGNGKSSIEELIEQENNNPLRGTGHEKYLSKIAVDPILILDLSRQGFSLKSVPHLGEKVVLRQSANLSTGSTAVDVTDLVHRDNAELAVYAASVLGLDIAGIDFILGDIRHSYREQDGRIIEVNAAPGLRMHLLPSAGQSRNIGRDIVNMLLPHGNGRIPIVSVTGTNGKTTVVRLLSKMLRKQQLTVGMTSTEGIYINDRLLSKGDHSGPASARTVLRHPDVQVAVLETARGGILRAGLGYDYADVAIITNISEDHLGQYGIDNIEDLSKVKSLVAERVQKHGFAILNADDPQVVNLDQKTSGHVIYFSTEIQNRRICKHLAFGGVAVVADQKKIWIYQGTCGSTVCNLNKIPITWGGKARHNVQNVLAAVAACYALGYNAPQIRRAVSGFGQNPEDNQGRLEYYEMDGFKVVLDYGHNPAGIKEVVQTLQMIGHKRIVGCIGLPGDRSDATVKQFAREAAAGFDLLYIKEDADLRGRKSGEIAHMIYEEALSEGKKASSMKIILKEEEALSEALAKAREGDIVVIFYEKAEPLRKIINDHLNLILPEIRNLAD from the coding sequence ATGAGGATACATCAGGTGAAAGCAATTGAAGGTGCAAACTTTTTCAGTTACAGGCCCGTGATCCGTGGAATCGTCAGTATTGCCGAATGGCAGGGGAAAATGACCCATCAGCTTGGCGATTTCAATCAAAGATTGTTAAAGGCGCTACCTTCACTTGCCGACCATACCTGTTCCCGTGGAAAACCCGGAGGGTTTGTTGAAAGACTGGAAGAAGGAACATTGCCTGGACATGTACTGGAGCATGTCAGTATAGAATTGCTGACTTTAGCCGGAGAAAAAAGCCGTTACGGCAAAACGCGTGTTCTGGTTGAAGAAATGGAAGAATATGAAGTGATCTATGAATATGAATGCAAGGAAGCAGCGATTGAGGCACTTTATGCTGCAGCCGGTTTTCTCAACCAGCTGCGCTATGGGGAAGAGCCGAATGCTGAGCCGTTGGTCGCTCAATTAAAAAAACTTCGCTCAGCGTATATGCCCGGGCCGTCCACGCAAGCCATTCTTCAGGCTTGCCTTGACAGAGGTATTCCTTACGATAAGCTCGGGGATGGAAATCTTTATCAGCTTGGCTATGGCCGTCTGCAAAAAAGAATACAGGCGGCGATGACAAGTGGAACGAGCTGCATCGGAACAGATATTGCAGCAGACAAACAGCTTACGCGGCTAATACTCAGTGAGTCTGCCATACCGGTTCCGAGCGGAAAGATTGCTTCTTCGGAAGAGGAGATTCTGAAGCTGTTCCGACAATTTGACAGCAGTGTGGTTATAAAGCCATGTCTGGGCAATCAAGGGAAAGGTGTATCTCTCAATTTAACGAAGGAAAGTGAGATCGTTAAAGCCTGCCGCCTGGCGCAGGTCTACAGCACAAAGGTGATTATCGAAGAATACATCAAAGGAAACAACTACCGGCTTCTTGTTATTGGGGGCAAATTGGTGGCGGCGGCTAGGAGAAGACCGCCGATGGTTGCCGGAAACGGCAAATCGAGCATTGAAGAACTGATCGAACAGGAAAATAACAATCCGCTAAGGGGAACGGGGCATGAAAAGTATTTATCAAAAATCGCGGTTGATCCCATTCTTATTTTGGATCTCAGCCGGCAGGGATTTTCGCTGAAATCTGTTCCGCATCTTGGAGAAAAAGTCGTACTTCGGCAAAGTGCGAACCTCAGTACCGGATCAACGGCAGTGGACGTGACGGATTTGGTGCACAGGGATAATGCTGAGCTGGCTGTTTACGCAGCAAGCGTACTGGGACTTGATATTGCCGGGATAGACTTTATTCTGGGAGATATCAGGCATTCTTACCGGGAGCAGGATGGCAGAATTATTGAGGTCAATGCAGCTCCGGGTTTAAGAATGCATTTGCTGCCCAGTGCCGGCCAAAGCAGGAATATCGGCAGGGATATTGTCAATATGCTCCTTCCGCATGGAAACGGCAGAATCCCTATTGTCTCGGTGACAGGAACCAATGGCAAGACAACTGTCGTCCGTCTTTTAAGTAAGATGCTCCGGAAACAGCAGTTAACTGTAGGGATGACATCCACGGAAGGAATCTATATTAATGACAGACTGCTCAGCAAGGGTGACCACAGCGGACCTGCCAGCGCCCGGACTGTCCTGAGACACCCCGATGTCCAAGTTGCAGTCCTGGAAACAGCCAGAGGGGGGATCTTGCGGGCAGGTCTGGGTTATGATTATGCGGATGTCGCAATTATCACAAATATTTCTGAGGATCATCTCGGTCAATACGGTATTGACAATATTGAGGATTTGAGCAAGGTGAAGAGTCTGGTTGCTGAAAGAGTACAAAAGCATGGTTTTGCCATTCTGAATGCGGATGATCCTCAGGTTGTGAACCTGGATCAAAAAACCAGTGGCCATGTTATTTACTTTAGTACCGAAATCCAGAACAGAAGAATCTGTAAACACCTGGCGTTTGGAGGGGTTGCCGTGGTCGCAGATCAGAAGAAGATATGGATTTATCAGGGGACCTGCGGCTCAACTGTTTGTAACCTGAACAAAATCCCGATTACCTGGGGAGGAAAAGCGAGGCATAATGTTCAAAATGTCCTGGCAGCTGTTGCAGCTTGCTATGCGTTGGGATATAATGCTCCGCAAATCAGGAGGGCGGTAAGCGGCTTCGGGCAAAATCCTGAAGATAATCAGGGAAGGCTCGAATATTATGAAATGGATGGCTTTAAGGTAGTTCTGGATTACGGTCATAACCCCGCCGGTATTAAAGAGGTTGTCCAAACACTTCAGATGATTGGGCACAAGAGGATTGTAGGGTGTATCGGCTTGCCCGGTGACAGAAGCGACGCCACAGTAAAACAATTTGCCAGGGAAGCTGCCGCAGGATTTGATTTGCTGTATATTAAGGAAGATGCAGATCTGCGAGGCAGAAAATCAGGAGAAATTGCGCATATGATCTATGAAGAGGCTTTAAGTGAAGGGAAAAAGGCAAGTTCAATGAAGATCATTCTTAAGGAAGAGGAAGCACTGAGCGAAGCTCTGGCAAAAGCCAGAGAAGGAGATATTGTCGTGATCTTTTATGAAAAAGCAGAGCCGTTAAGAAAAATCATTAATGACCACCTCAATTTAATCCTGCCGGAAATAAGAAATTTGGCGGATTAG
- the ispE gene encoding 4-(cytidine 5'-diphospho)-2-C-methyl-D-erythritol kinase: MKENSVVVLAPAKINLALAVNDIRTDGYHSLETVFQSVSLFDRVEITLQGDGISCLCGELSGEKNLAYQAAGLFLDEYKARTSGVTPGAEINIEKHIPLQAGLAGGSSDAAAVLIGLNRLLSNPFSYEHLVGLAKQCGSDTAFCLLGGTAWGEGTGSELKELPRAPEMDIILVKPEQGVSTADAYRLFDKRAEFSKLNQKKWVSVLSAARIDMIGRMLSNDLENVVFDLVPEISVLKRLLLEGGCLEALMSGSGSALFGIVKDHSQGEKMRKVLAEKGYHQTWLVKTIGSRNIKLGEKE; this comes from the coding sequence ATGAAAGAAAATTCTGTGGTTGTTTTGGCACCGGCCAAGATAAACCTCGCGCTGGCTGTCAACGATATCAGGACTGACGGATATCATAGTCTTGAAACGGTCTTCCAATCTGTGTCTCTATTTGACCGGGTTGAAATTACACTTCAAGGTGACGGGATATCTTGCCTTTGCGGCGAATTAAGCGGCGAAAAAAATCTCGCTTATCAGGCTGCCGGGCTTTTTCTGGATGAATATAAGGCCAGGACATCAGGTGTAACTCCCGGAGCTGAGATTAATATCGAAAAGCATATTCCGTTGCAGGCGGGGCTTGCCGGGGGAAGCAGTGATGCCGCAGCTGTTCTTATAGGATTGAACAGGCTACTGTCAAATCCTTTCTCTTATGAACATTTAGTGGGACTGGCTAAACAGTGTGGTTCGGATACGGCATTTTGTCTGCTTGGAGGAACAGCATGGGGGGAAGGGACCGGTTCTGAACTCAAAGAACTTCCCAGGGCACCCGAGATGGATATCATCCTGGTTAAACCGGAACAGGGAGTAAGCACTGCAGATGCATATCGATTGTTTGATAAACGCGCTGAATTCTCGAAGCTCAATCAAAAAAAATGGGTGAGTGTTCTAAGTGCTGCCAGGATCGATATGATTGGCAGAATGCTTTCCAATGATCTGGAGAATGTTGTTTTTGATCTTGTCCCTGAGATTTCTGTCTTAAAACGGCTGTTGTTGGAAGGAGGCTGCCTTGAAGCTCTGATGTCCGGAAGCGGGTCTGCGCTGTTCGGAATTGTGAAGGATCATAGTCAGGGAGAAAAGATGCGCAAGGTTCTGGCTGAGAAGGGTTATCATCAAACCTGGTTAGTAAAAACGATCGGGTCTCGAAATATTAAACTTGGAGAAAAGGAGTGA